The Budorcas taxicolor isolate Tak-1 chromosome 18, Takin1.1, whole genome shotgun sequence genome window below encodes:
- the PPP1R14A gene encoding protein phosphatase 1 regulatory subunit 14A, with the protein MAAQRLGKRVLSKLQAPSRARGPGGSPGGLQKRHARVTVKYDRRELQRRLDVEKWIDGRLEELYRGREADMPDEVNIDELLELESEEERSRKIQGLLKSCTNPTEDFVQELLAKLRGLHKQPGLRQPSPSGDGSLSPLQDRARTAPP; encoded by the exons ATGGCAGCTCAGCGGCTGGGCAAGCGGGTGCTGAGCAAGCTGCAGGCTCCATCGCGGGCCCGGGGGCCGGGGGGCAGCCCCGGGGGGCTGCAGAAGCGGCACGCGCGCGTCACCGTCAAGTATGACCGGCGAGAGCTGCAGCGGCGGCTGGACGTGGAGAAGTGGATCGACGGGCGCTTGGAGGAGCTGTACCGCGGCAGG GAGGCAGACATGCCTGATGAGGTCAACATCGATGAATTGTTGGAATTAGAGAGCGAAGAGGAGAGAAGCCGGAAAATCCAG GGACTCCTAAAGTCGTGCACAAACCCCACAGAG GACTTCGTCCAGGAGCTTCTGGCGAAGCTGCGAGGCCTCCACAAGCAGCCAGGCCTCCGTCAGCCCAGCCCCTCCGGCGATGGCAGCCTGAGCCCCCTCCAGGACCGAGCCCGGACCGCACCGCCCTGA